The Staphylococcus carnosus genome has a segment encoding these proteins:
- a CDS encoding potassium channel family protein → MEKEFVVIGLGRFGGSIVRELNALGMDVMAIDLSEARVNEYSEIATHAVVADTTDEAVMKSLGIRNFDQVIVAIGENIQTSTLTTLILKELGVKKVIAKAQNDYHAKILNKIGADLVVHPERDMGRRIAHNIASASVLDYLELADEYSIVEAKANERIAGQSIVDLDIRAHYGINIIAIKRDKDVIISPDPNMNIELGDILIMIGHDNDLNRFEKKLVH, encoded by the coding sequence ATGGAAAAAGAATTTGTAGTGATTGGATTAGGACGCTTCGGTGGAAGTATTGTCAGAGAATTAAATGCATTGGGCATGGATGTGATGGCAATCGATTTGAGCGAAGCACGTGTTAATGAATATAGTGAAATTGCCACACATGCTGTTGTAGCTGATACAACAGATGAAGCGGTGATGAAAAGTTTAGGTATAAGAAACTTCGACCAAGTTATTGTTGCAATCGGTGAAAATATTCAAACGAGTACTTTGACAACATTGATTTTAAAAGAATTAGGTGTTAAAAAAGTAATCGCGAAAGCGCAAAATGATTATCACGCTAAGATCTTAAATAAAATCGGAGCGGATTTAGTTGTCCATCCAGAACGTGATATGGGCCGAAGAATCGCACATAATATTGCGAGTGCCAGCGTATTAGATTATCTAGAATTAGCAGATGAATACTCAATTGTTGAAGCTAAAGCAAATGAACGTATTGCTGGACAATCAATTGTAGATTTAGATATTCGTGCGCATTATGGTATTAATATTATTGCAATTAAGCGAGATAAAGACGTCATTATTTCCCCAGATCCTAATATGAATATCGAATTAGGGGATATCTTGATTATGATTGGTCACGATAATGACCTTAATAGATTTGAGAAAAAATTAGTCCACTAA
- a CDS encoding cytochrome d ubiquinol oxidase subunit II translates to MSFTALGMIVLYLFLFCYIVIASIDFGAGVFLLQAKLRGTQKTLTPVIARYLNPIWEVTNVFLVFFTVGIVGFFPDFAYYYGTVLLVPGSIGLLLLTMRGSFYAFQNYGPDSKFSWLLIYSVAGLLIPPSLSMGLVISEGGYITKKGGHVDLNWADLFFSPFAWSVVFLALVAVMYISSGFLTFYARKAQAMKAYALLRKWFIFWGPPMALVSLFAFITLRSQNKEHFDIAVSQYWWLFLISIICLIAAWVLTILKKSPGTAFMLVILQMATAIGGYGVSKWPYILYPYINGNVNKTDDPMALALTIAAVCGLLLLIPSLILLMRLFIFSKDYVEGKSEEGHY, encoded by the coding sequence ATGAGTTTTACAGCATTAGGAATGATCGTACTGTACTTGTTCTTATTCTGTTACATCGTCATAGCTTCAATTGACTTTGGTGCGGGTGTATTCCTTTTACAAGCTAAATTAAGAGGAACACAGAAAACATTGACGCCAGTCATTGCGCGTTATTTAAATCCTATTTGGGAAGTTACGAACGTATTCTTAGTATTCTTTACAGTAGGTATTGTGGGGTTCTTCCCTGATTTCGCTTACTATTATGGTACTGTATTACTAGTACCAGGGTCTATTGGATTGTTATTACTAACAATGCGTGGTAGTTTCTACGCTTTCCAAAACTATGGTCCGGATTCTAAGTTCTCATGGTTATTGATTTATAGTGTGGCTGGTCTATTAATACCGCCATCATTAAGTATGGGACTTGTTATTTCAGAAGGCGGCTATATTACTAAAAAAGGCGGCCATGTTGACTTAAATTGGGCGGATTTATTCTTTAGTCCATTTGCTTGGTCTGTTGTCTTCTTAGCTTTAGTCGCAGTAATGTATATTTCCTCAGGTTTCTTAACATTCTATGCTCGAAAAGCACAAGCAATGAAAGCTTATGCTTTACTTAGAAAATGGTTCATATTCTGGGGACCGCCAATGGCACTTGTGTCATTATTTGCATTCATTACATTACGAAGCCAAAATAAAGAACACTTTGATATTGCTGTTTCACAATACTGGTGGTTATTCTTAATCAGTATTATCTGCTTAATTGCAGCTTGGGTATTAACAATCTTGAAAAAATCTCCAGGTACAGCATTTATGTTAGTGATTTTACAAATGGCTACAGCAATTGGTGGATATGGTGTTAGTAAATGGCCATACATTTTATATCCTTACATTAATGGTAATGTGAATAAAACAGATGACCCAATGGCATTAGCACTTACAATTGCAGCAGTTTGCGGTTTACTTTTATTAATACCATCGTTAATATTATTAATGAGATTATTCATCTTCAGCAAAGATTATGTTGAAGGAAAAAGTGAAGAAGGTCATTATTAA
- a CDS encoding cytochrome ubiquinol oxidase subunit I, with protein sequence MGAVELSRFLTAMTLAVHIVFATIGVGMPLMFVIAEFIGIKKNSARFITLAKRWAKGYAITVAVGVVTGTIIELQLSLLWPTFMKTAGHVIALPLFMEVFAFFFEAIFLSIYFYTWNRFKNKWTHMIIGLPVVIGGMLSAFFITSVNSFMNTPAGFQMKDGRMIHVDPIVAMFNASFGVRQFHVIMTAIMTMAFLLAAIAAYKLLRDKIPQDRDYHKSALKLTMIVGLIFTLGSILAGDMSAKFLHKEQPEKLAAYEWHFDTQKRADLQVFGVLDEKDQKVTGAIKIPGMLSFLSDNNINTKVQGLNEFPKDTQPPLIVHYFFDLMVTGGMFCLAVSGIYTLTRIVKKWRKFSVNKILLYATLITGPAAMLSIEFGWFLTEMGRQPWIIRGYMKVSDAATNAAGLTGVTIAFGLVYFIILFTSAYVLIRMFRNKPPYKDIEKLEGNRGEAS encoded by the coding sequence ATGGGAGCAGTAGAATTAAGCAGATTTTTAACTGCTATGACATTAGCTGTCCACATAGTTTTCGCAACTATCGGCGTGGGGATGCCACTAATGTTTGTAATTGCTGAATTTATCGGCATCAAGAAAAACAGCGCACGCTTTATTACATTAGCTAAAAGATGGGCGAAAGGCTATGCTATTACTGTAGCTGTCGGTGTTGTAACTGGTACGATTATCGAGTTGCAATTATCATTACTTTGGCCGACATTTATGAAAACAGCAGGTCACGTCATTGCCTTGCCATTATTCATGGAAGTATTTGCATTCTTCTTTGAAGCAATTTTCTTAAGTATTTATTTCTATACTTGGAATCGATTTAAAAATAAATGGACACATATGATTATTGGTTTACCAGTTGTTATCGGAGGTATGTTATCAGCATTCTTCATTACATCAGTGAACTCATTTATGAATACACCAGCTGGTTTCCAAATGAAAGACGGACGTATGATTCACGTGGATCCAATTGTGGCAATGTTCAATGCTTCTTTTGGCGTTAGACAATTCCACGTTATTATGACAGCTATTATGACAATGGCTTTCTTATTAGCAGCTATTGCAGCTTACAAATTATTAAGAGACAAAATTCCTCAAGACAGAGACTATCATAAGAGTGCATTAAAATTAACGATGATTGTTGGTTTGATTTTTACACTCGGTTCAATTCTAGCAGGGGATATGTCAGCAAAATTCTTACACAAAGAACAACCTGAAAAATTAGCAGCTTACGAATGGCACTTTGATACTCAAAAACGTGCAGATTTACAAGTCTTTGGTGTATTGGACGAAAAGGATCAGAAAGTTACAGGCGCAATCAAAATTCCTGGTATGCTAAGTTTCTTATCTGATAATAATATCAATACTAAAGTTCAAGGTTTAAATGAATTCCCTAAAGACACACAACCACCATTGATTGTTCATTACTTCTTTGACTTAATGGTAACTGGCGGTATGTTCTGTTTAGCAGTATCAGGTATATATACGTTAACAAGAATCGTTAAAAAATGGCGGAAGTTCTCAGTTAATAAAATATTGTTATATGCAACCTTGATTACTGGACCAGCAGCAATGTTATCTATTGAATTCGGTTGGTTCTTAACAGAAATGGGTCGTCAGCCTTGGATTATCAGAGGTTACATGAAAGTTTCAGATGCAGCAACAAATGCTGCTGGTTTAACTGGCGTAACTATTGCATTCGGATTAGTTTACTTTATTATTCTATTCACATCAGCCTATGTGTTGATTCGTATGTTTAGAAATAAACCGCCGTATAAAGATATAGAGAAATTAGAAGGAAACCGAGGTGAAGCATCATGA
- a CDS encoding glutaredoxin family protein codes for MTQVTIYTQNECPPCQFVKNYFDEHKVAYTEKNVSNSTFRNEMIDYDAFSTPFILIDDHPMYQVDLDKINQLLQIHH; via the coding sequence ATGACTCAAGTAACAATCTATACACAAAATGAATGTCCACCATGCCAATTTGTAAAAAATTATTTTGATGAACATAAAGTGGCATATACTGAGAAAAATGTTTCAAACTCAACTTTTCGAAATGAAATGATTGATTATGATGCATTTTCTACACCTTTCATCTTGATTGACGATCATCCTATGTATCAGGTAGATTTAGATAAAATCAATCAACTACTTCAAATTCATCATTAG
- the ptsP gene encoding phosphoenolpyruvate--protein phosphotransferase — MAKQIKGIAASDGVAIAKAYLLVEPDLSFDNESVTDTDAEVAKFNGALNKSKVELTKIRNNAEKQLGADKAAIFDAHLLVLEDPELIQPIEDKIKNESVNAAQALTDVSNQFITIFESMDNEYMAERAADIRDVSKRVLAHILGVELPNPSIVDESVVIIGNDLTPSDTAQLNKEYVQGFVTNIGGRTSHSAIMSRSLEIPAVVGTKSITEEVEAGDTIVVDGMTGDVLINPSDEVIAEYQEKRENFFKDKQELQKLRDAESVTADGHHVELAANIGTPNDLPGVIENGAEGIGLYRTEFLYMGRDQMPTEEEQFEAYKAVLEAMKGKRVVVRTLDIGGDKELPYLDLPEEMNPFLGYRAIRLCLDQPEIFRPQLRALLRASVFGKLNIMFPMVATIQEFRDAKALLEEERANLKNEGYEVADDIELGIMVEIPSTAALADIFAKEVDFFSIGTNDLIQYTMAADRMSERVSYLYQPYNPAILRLVKQVIEASHAEGKWTGMCGEMAGDQTAIPLLLGLGLDEFSMSATSILKARRLIRSLNESEMKELSERAVQCATSEEVVDLVEEYTKNA, encoded by the coding sequence ATGGCTAAACAAATTAAAGGCATTGCAGCATCAGATGGTGTTGCAATTGCAAAAGCCTATCTGTTAGTTGAACCTGACCTATCATTTGATAATGAATCAGTGACAGATACGGATGCTGAAGTTGCTAAATTTAATGGCGCTCTTAATAAATCAAAAGTTGAATTGACTAAAATCAGAAATAACGCCGAAAAACAATTGGGTGCGGATAAAGCAGCTATTTTCGATGCACATTTATTAGTGCTTGAAGATCCTGAATTAATTCAACCAATTGAAGATAAAATTAAAAATGAAAGTGTTAATGCTGCACAAGCTTTAACAGACGTTTCAAATCAATTTATCACTATTTTTGAATCAATGGACAATGAATATATGGCAGAACGTGCAGCCGATATTCGTGATGTTTCGAAACGTGTATTAGCACATATCTTAGGTGTAGAATTACCGAACCCGAGTATCGTTGATGAAAGCGTAGTCATTATTGGTAATGACTTAACACCATCTGATACTGCACAATTGAATAAAGAATATGTTCAAGGATTTGTAACTAACATCGGAGGAAGAACATCTCATTCAGCAATTATGAGTCGTTCTTTAGAAATTCCAGCAGTAGTAGGTACTAAATCTATTACTGAAGAAGTTGAGGCTGGAGATACTATTGTTGTAGATGGTATGACTGGTGACGTGCTAATTAATCCAAGTGATGAGGTAATTGCAGAATATCAAGAAAAACGCGAAAACTTCTTTAAAGACAAGCAAGAATTGCAAAAATTACGTGATGCTGAATCAGTAACTGCTGATGGTCATCATGTTGAACTTGCAGCAAATATCGGTACACCTAATGATTTACCGGGTGTTATTGAAAATGGCGCAGAAGGTATTGGTTTATACAGAACTGAATTCTTATACATGGGCAGAGATCAAATGCCTACGGAAGAAGAACAGTTTGAAGCTTATAAAGCAGTATTGGAAGCTATGAAAGGTAAACGCGTAGTTGTACGTACTTTAGATATCGGTGGCGATAAAGAATTGCCTTATCTTGACTTGCCAGAAGAAATGAACCCATTCTTAGGTTATCGTGCAATCCGTTTATGCTTAGATCAACCTGAAATTTTCCGTCCGCAATTACGTGCGTTACTACGCGCTTCTGTGTTTGGAAAATTGAACATTATGTTCCCAATGGTTGCTACAATTCAAGAATTCCGTGATGCTAAAGCATTACTTGAAGAAGAACGTGCTAACCTTAAAAATGAAGGCTATGAAGTAGCAGATGATATTGAATTAGGAATTATGGTAGAGATTCCTTCAACTGCAGCTCTTGCTGATATATTTGCAAAAGAAGTAGACTTCTTCAGTATTGGAACAAACGACTTAATCCAGTACACTATGGCAGCTGACCGTATGTCAGAACGTGTTTCTTATTTATACCAACCATACAATCCAGCAATTTTACGTTTAGTAAAACAAGTGATTGAGGCTTCACATGCCGAAGGTAAATGGACAGGTATGTGTGGTGAAATGGCTGGGGACCAAACAGCAATTCCATTGTTGTTAGGTTTAGGATTAGATGAGTTCTCAATGAGTGCTACATCAATCTTGAAAGCTCGTCGTTTGATTAGATCATTGAACGAAAGCGAAATGAAAGAATTAAGTGAAAGAGCAGTCCAATGTGCGACTTCAGAAGAAGTTGTAGATTTGGTTGAAGAATATACTAAGAACGCTTAG
- a CDS encoding phosphocarrier protein HPr has translation MEQQSYTIIDETGIHARPATMLVQTASKFDSDIQLEYNGKKVNLKSIMGVMSLGVGKDAEITIYADGSDEADAIQAITDVLSKEGLTE, from the coding sequence ATGGAACAACAATCATACACTATCATCGACGAAACAGGTATTCATGCTCGTCCAGCAACAATGCTTGTACAAACAGCTTCAAAATTTGATTCAGATATTCAATTAGAATATAACGGCAAAAAAGTCAACTTAAAATCTATTATGGGTGTTATGAGTTTAGGTGTTGGTAAAGATGCAGAAATTACTATCTATGCTGACGGAAGCGATGAAGCAGACGCTATTCAAGCAATCACTGATGTTTTATCTAAAGAAGGATTAACTGAATAA
- a CDS encoding class I SAM-dependent rRNA methyltransferase: protein MKTAVINKGKEQKYLNHYPLVDEEDIYEHSHLEDGDVFHIVTDNGRYIATAYVGRQHKGLGWVLSYDSEQTIDTSFFTTLFQEALDYRQYFFNIDGTNAFRLFNAEGDGVGGLTVDNYDGHLLIQWYSKGIYAFRDTILNAIQDVFPYTSIFEKTRFKDDAVESGYVTGEAPEFPIIIEENFSFYNVDLDDGPMTGIFLDQKEVRKKLRDVYAPERHVLNFFSYTGAFSVIAAETAIDTTSVDLANRSRSLTEENFGVNGIDPKTQFIYVMDTFDFYHYAARHNRVYDTIVIDPPSFARNKKKVFTVQKDYHKLIEEALPILNEDGVLILSTNSSALSSKAFKNMIKKTLSEANVDFEIEEVMGLPKDFKTNPHYKPSKYLKVIFVRVSSKEEIL, encoded by the coding sequence ATGAAGACAGCAGTTATTAACAAAGGTAAAGAACAAAAATATTTAAATCATTACCCTTTAGTAGATGAAGAAGACATTTATGAACATAGTCATTTAGAAGATGGAGATGTTTTTCACATCGTCACTGATAATGGACGTTATATAGCAACTGCTTATGTTGGACGTCAGCATAAAGGTTTAGGTTGGGTATTAAGTTATGACTCAGAGCAAACAATCGATACGTCATTTTTCACAACATTATTCCAAGAAGCATTAGATTATCGTCAATATTTCTTTAATATCGATGGCACAAATGCATTCCGTCTTTTTAATGCAGAAGGAGACGGTGTCGGAGGATTAACTGTAGATAACTATGATGGCCACTTACTTATTCAATGGTATTCAAAAGGTATTTATGCATTTAGAGATACAATACTTAATGCGATTCAAGATGTTTTTCCTTACACTTCAATTTTTGAAAAAACGCGTTTTAAAGATGATGCAGTTGAAAGTGGATATGTCACAGGTGAAGCTCCAGAATTTCCAATTATAATAGAAGAGAACTTTTCATTTTATAATGTTGATTTAGATGATGGGCCAATGACTGGTATCTTCTTAGACCAAAAAGAAGTGCGTAAAAAATTACGAGATGTTTATGCTCCTGAACGCCACGTATTGAATTTTTTCAGTTATACTGGAGCTTTTTCGGTGATTGCTGCTGAAACAGCGATAGATACTACGAGTGTTGATTTAGCGAATCGTTCAAGAAGTTTGACAGAGGAGAATTTCGGGGTAAATGGTATTGACCCGAAAACACAATTTATTTACGTAATGGATACTTTTGATTTCTATCATTATGCTGCAAGACATAATCGCGTGTATGACACAATTGTGATTGATCCGCCTAGTTTTGCGCGTAATAAGAAGAAGGTATTTACAGTCCAAAAAGATTATCATAAGTTGATTGAAGAAGCATTACCAATCTTAAATGAAGATGGTGTATTAATTTTAAGTACAAATTCAAGTGCACTCTCATCTAAAGCATTTAAAAATATGATTAAAAAAACATTAAGTGAAGCTAATGTGGATTTTGAAATTGAAGAGGTTATGGGATTACCGAAAGATTTCAAAACTAATCCGCATTACAAGCCTTCTAAGTATCTAAAAGTAATCTTCGTTCGGGTATCAAGCAAAGAAGAAATCTTATAA
- the auxA gene encoding lipoteichoic acid stability factor AuxA, whose amino-acid sequence MSYLKKHAEIIFSLIIGIVSLFIGIIILLNLSFIHKLAKGSKVDIHIYNVWDFINAFFGEIIRIMSRFIGQFPVFSAIFIIVFGIALLWIGYLLFMTTKYDYDISIFFLIIGILFFIITIILMTQVYGFAAIIFVVPFIVHTGYIVYKDELNHNHRKEHYLWIISAYGVSYLITQIALYGRIESHEIAMIDILSVNAFFIVMWILAQISIWNFLFLRRSLPLTKAELGEEMEYSRTDKNGAMSQTKEQFREFQERTQEFTYRTRRSIDLEKMRNKRDKFKNSIKEKIDIQDDDIPNWMKRPKWIKPGIVELICGIILFLFTLLELNNRNALFASGEWELSQTSYVIEWITLFLLLVVIIIYIITTLTHFLRGKFYYVQMFMISILFFKLLTEFVNIMIHGLLLSIFITPILLIMLVAVIIAFVIQMRTPVDNQ is encoded by the coding sequence ATGTCGTATTTAAAGAAGCACGCTGAGATCATTTTTAGTTTGATTATTGGCATTGTTTCACTTTTCATTGGAATCATAATTTTATTGAATTTATCATTTATTCATAAGCTTGCTAAGGGGAGCAAAGTCGATATACATATTTATAATGTGTGGGATTTTATCAATGCATTCTTCGGAGAAATCATCCGGATAATGAGTCGATTTATCGGGCAGTTCCCAGTATTTAGTGCCATATTCATTATTGTATTTGGTATCGCATTATTATGGATTGGTTATTTGTTGTTCATGACAACAAAATACGATTATGATATTTCAATATTCTTCCTGATTATAGGGATTTTATTCTTTATTATTACAATTATCTTAATGACACAAGTATATGGCTTTGCAGCAATTATTTTTGTTGTACCATTTATAGTGCATACAGGATATATTGTCTATAAAGATGAACTTAACCATAATCATAGAAAAGAACATTATTTGTGGATAATTTCTGCATATGGAGTCAGTTATTTAATCACACAAATTGCATTGTATGGACGTATTGAAAGTCATGAAATTGCGATGATAGATATTTTAAGTGTAAATGCATTCTTTATTGTAATGTGGATTCTTGCACAAATATCAATATGGAATTTCCTTTTCCTTAGAAGATCTTTACCGCTTACGAAAGCAGAATTAGGCGAAGAAATGGAATATTCTCGTACGGATAAAAATGGTGCAATGAGTCAAACGAAAGAACAATTCCGTGAATTTCAAGAACGTACTCAAGAATTCACTTATCGCACAAGACGCAGCATTGATTTAGAAAAAATGAGAAACAAGCGCGATAAATTTAAAAACTCAATAAAAGAAAAAATTGATATACAAGACGATGATATTCCTAACTGGATGAAACGTCCGAAATGGATTAAGCCAGGAATCGTTGAATTGATTTGCGGTATCATTTTATTTCTATTTACACTGTTAGAATTAAATAACAGAAATGCATTATTTGCTTCTGGTGAATGGGAATTATCTCAAACTTCTTATGTTATTGAATGGATTACCTTATTCTTATTATTAGTTGTAATTATCATTTATATCATTACAACATTGACACATTTCTTACGTGGTAAATTCTACTATGTACAAATGTTTATGATCAGCATTTTATTCTTTAAATTGTTGACTGAATTTGTGAATATCATGATCCATGGATTGTTATTATCTATTTTTATCACACCAATTTTATTAATCATGCTGGTTGCAGTCATCATTGCATTTGTAATTCAAATGCGCACACCTGTTGATAATCAGTAA
- a CDS encoding ECF transporter S component: MSKGLKLSDILVTVLIAVVFAIIYNIWNLVYKAMQVTGLHLEELSYGMWFAAAVVAYLIIPKPGIALLAEFAAGAGETIVMGRFDIATIVYGLLQGLACEIIFAIFRYKSRTIMVAMLAGLAAALVTFPIDYYYGYLGEVAGWNLFLYVFFRCISGIVLAGLFPYYLVKALDKTGVTKLFRPASQKDYDNL; encoded by the coding sequence GTGTCAAAAGGACTTAAACTTTCAGACATCTTGGTAACTGTATTAATTGCAGTTGTTTTCGCTATCATTTATAACATTTGGAATTTAGTGTACAAAGCGATGCAAGTGACTGGATTACATCTTGAAGAACTTTCTTATGGTATGTGGTTTGCTGCTGCAGTCGTAGCTTACTTGATTATCCCTAAACCTGGTATTGCACTACTCGCTGAATTTGCAGCTGGTGCGGGTGAAACAATTGTTATGGGACGATTTGATATTGCAACAATAGTTTATGGATTATTGCAAGGTTTAGCTTGTGAAATTATTTTTGCGATTTTCCGTTATAAATCACGTACTATAATGGTTGCAATGCTTGCTGGTTTAGCTGCTGCATTAGTTACTTTCCCTATTGACTACTACTATGGTTATCTAGGTGAAGTTGCAGGATGGAACTTGTTCCTATATGTATTCTTCCGTTGTATCAGCGGTATTGTACTTGCAGGTCTTTTCCCTTATTACTTAGTTAAAGCACTCGATAAAACTGGTGTTACGAAATTATTTAGACCAGCTTCTCAAAAAGATTACGATAATTTGTAA
- a CDS encoding ABC transporter ATP-binding protein, with the protein MLRAKNLRLKYPNAPDKIFDGLNIEIKDKQKVLLLGPSGCGKSTLLNVLSGIVPNLIELPMKYDDLEVDLNSGVIFQDPDTQFCMPKVYEELAFVLENKQVPRKEMDQLILNALASVDLDVGPKQTVQKLSGGMKQKLAIAETVLQEAHTLFLDEPTAMLDVDATEDLWNHIKDMWQDQTVLIVEHKVEHIWEHIDRVILMNYNGEIIADDTPEVILSQHEALLTEYGVWHPHAWDYAPKSTLSSDTEIQTNFQFRDGEIIRGKKSLIQIPELEIGAGEWITITGKNGSGKTTLLESMMQLIKYHGKMSYRGQRLHKIKEAAQHMYLVYQNPELQFITNSVYEEIFINFSGDHAKEETEKLIKMLNLEAVRNHHPFELSMGQKRRLSVATALSSRADIILLDEPTFGLDSHNTFNLLSLFQKRVAQGQTIVMVTHDPHIIERYPTRRIELRDHLLSEEQLFETEGERNV; encoded by the coding sequence TTGTTACGCGCAAAAAACTTACGACTCAAATATCCAAATGCACCTGATAAAATATTTGATGGCTTAAATATAGAAATAAAGGATAAACAAAAAGTCTTATTATTGGGACCATCAGGATGCGGAAAAAGTACATTATTAAATGTACTAAGCGGAATCGTTCCTAATTTAATAGAATTACCAATGAAATACGATGATTTGGAAGTTGATTTAAATAGTGGTGTTATTTTCCAAGATCCTGACACTCAATTTTGTATGCCTAAAGTTTATGAAGAACTTGCTTTTGTATTAGAAAATAAACAAGTTCCTCGTAAAGAAATGGACCAATTAATTTTAAATGCCCTAGCTTCAGTCGATTTAGATGTGGGACCTAAACAAACTGTGCAAAAGCTAAGCGGCGGTATGAAACAAAAACTGGCGATTGCCGAAACTGTATTGCAAGAAGCACATACTCTCTTCTTAGATGAACCGACAGCAATGTTAGATGTAGATGCTACAGAAGATTTATGGAATCACATTAAAGATATGTGGCAAGATCAAACTGTATTGATTGTCGAACACAAAGTTGAACATATTTGGGAACATATCGACCGAGTAATTTTAATGAATTACAATGGCGAAATTATTGCTGATGATACGCCTGAAGTCATCTTGAGCCAACATGAAGCGTTACTGACTGAGTACGGTGTATGGCACCCACATGCTTGGGATTATGCACCTAAGAGCACTTTAAGTTCCGATACTGAAATCCAAACTAATTTTCAATTTCGTGATGGTGAAATTATTCGTGGCAAAAAATCATTAATTCAGATACCAGAATTGGAAATTGGAGCTGGCGAATGGATTACTATAACTGGAAAAAATGGCTCTGGTAAAACAACTTTATTAGAGTCTATGATGCAGTTGATTAAATATCACGGCAAAATGTCTTATCGTGGTCAGCGTTTACACAAAATTAAAGAAGCTGCTCAGCATATGTATTTGGTTTATCAAAACCCAGAATTACAATTCATAACAAACTCTGTCTATGAAGAAATTTTCATTAACTTTAGTGGCGATCATGCAAAAGAAGAAACTGAGAAACTCATTAAAATGCTGAATTTAGAAGCTGTACGTAATCATCATCCGTTTGAACTTTCAATGGGTCAAAAACGTCGTTTAAGTGTTGCAACTGCATTAAGTTCTCGTGCGGACATCATCTTGTTAGACGAACCGACTTTTGGTTTAGACAGTCATAATACTTTCAACTTGCTGTCATTGTTTCAAAAACGTGTCGCACAAGGCCAGACTATTGTAATGGTTACACACGACCCTCATATCATTGAACGCTATCCGACAAGACGTATTGAATTGCGGGATCATTTACTAAGTGAAGAACAACTTTTTGAAACGGAAGGTGAACGCAATGTATGA
- a CDS encoding energy-coupling factor transporter transmembrane component T family protein, with the protein MYEAWKRYFTFVDNVNIITKLGLGVFLFFFVIFVHNFDVMIYLTSLMLIFLLIFGGMKFKVTALFVVYTVIFSIISALFMIFYGDGTHTLFKLGIINITTESLVRGLHLSMRTDTVTFFGIVMAFTSQIVMIFYSLMQHLKVKPKVAYAFMAAIRMVPLIISSFVQLRKSLKMRYQMVDKSNYRGFARMKHLIIPLLSQNIRKAHQLSVAMEKKGFKDGPRTYYYYAPFSYRDILFILLFAAILIIAVLLAHYLPITGITDVRG; encoded by the coding sequence ATGTATGAAGCATGGAAACGATATTTCACCTTCGTTGATAATGTCAATATCATCACGAAATTAGGTTTGGGTGTATTCCTATTCTTCTTCGTTATTTTCGTACACAATTTTGATGTTATGATTTACTTAACATCATTAATGTTGATATTCTTACTCATTTTCGGAGGAATGAAATTCAAAGTTACAGCTTTATTTGTTGTATATACTGTAATATTCAGCATTATCTCTGCCCTCTTCATGATTTTCTATGGAGATGGAACACACACACTTTTCAAATTAGGTATTATCAACATCACAACTGAAAGTTTAGTCCGTGGTCTGCATTTATCAATGCGTACAGATACGGTTACATTCTTTGGAATCGTTATGGCTTTTACTTCTCAGATTGTTATGATTTTTTATAGCTTAATGCAGCATTTAAAAGTTAAACCAAAAGTAGCTTATGCATTTATGGCAGCGATTCGTATGGTACCGCTTATTATTTCATCATTCGTTCAATTACGTAAGTCTTTAAAAATGCGTTATCAAATGGTGGATAAATCGAATTATCGTGGATTTGCGCGAATGAAACACTTAATTATTCCGCTACTAAGCCAAAATATTCGTAAAGCGCATCAGCTCTCAGTTGCTATGGAGAAAAAAGGATTTAAAGATGGACCGAGAACTTACTATTATTATGCACCATTCAGTTATCGCGATATCCTCTTTATCCTGCTGTTTGCGGCAATCTTAATTATTGCTGTATTATTAGCACATTATTTACCTATTACAGGAATAACAGACGTGCGTGGTTGA